In Candidatus Accumulibacter cognatus, the genomic window ACAACTTGGGAAATCGGGGCTGGCGACGGCTAGCTGGCGTTGGAGGGCGTCTTCGATCAGCACTTCCTTGTCACGCGTCGGCGGCAGGGGTGCCATCAGCGCCTGTGCAGCCTCGCGCGTCGGTGGCGGTAGGTCGGGGTGGCTGCTGGTGGACATGATGCTAGTCAGTGACAGTGTGCGCTGCGGATAGCGTGCCGCGACAATCTGCGCGATTGCGCCGCCCATCGACGCCCCCACGATATGCGCCTTTTCGATCCCTAGTGCATCGAGCAGACCGACACTGTCCGCTGCCATATCCTCAAGCGTGTAGGGGGCGACCAACGGTGTGCCGGTGCGCAGTGCCCGGCCCACTTCCGGAATGCCGGCTGCGTCGAGCTTGCTGGACAGCCCACAATCGCGGTTGTCGAAACGGAGCACGCGATAGTTGCGGGCGACGAGTGCCTCACAGAGTTCGATGTTCCAGCGCCCCAATTGCGCGCCCAGCCCCATGATCAGCAGGATCACCGGCGCCGACTCGGCGCCGAAGGATTCATATTCGATCTGAAGATTGTTGGCGGTGATCTGTGGCATCGGAAATCAGCCGAAACGGCGCTTTACCAGTTCACGTCGCTCCTGGGCTTCGAGGCAGAGGGCCGCCGTTGGCCGCGCCAGCAGCCGGGGAATGCCGATCGGCTCGCCGGTTTCCTCGCACCAGCCATAGTTGCCTTCATCAATGCGTTTCAGGGCTTCGCGAATTTTCTGGAGCAGTTT contains:
- a CDS encoding alpha/beta fold hydrolase; the protein is MPQITANNLQIEYESFGAESAPVILLIMGLGAQLGRWNIELCEALVARNYRVLRFDNRDCGLSSKLDAAGIPEVGRALRTGTPLVAPYTLEDMAADSVGLLDALGIEKAHIVGASMGGAIAQIVAARYPQRTLSLTSIMSTSSHPDLPPPTREAAQALMAPLPPTRDKEVLIEDALQRQLAVASPDFPSCPERLREVLTEEHARGFHPPGVARQLAAFLVSGDRRALLATIKAPTLVLHGAEDPLIPVACGYDVAAHIPGAQMRVIEGLAHDLPLALTEVFADAIASVAQAAER